The following are encoded together in the Streptomyces flavofungini genome:
- a CDS encoding PucR family transcriptional regulator, translating into MLTLGMLVGRAELELAFAGGVDAARFEAVGVAGLTALTVSQLLEGEPQRRLDAGCLVLVTGLQFRSRGRAEVALETLVEQLALDKCAGLVVSVPPGAHQPLPQPIRDLSHALSVPVLVTTGPLREWAKTRHRLQESRLAGAEWRASQLSTLVQQVPSELADPRAMQRITDWLARALQVQVLVSDPHRVLAASPATAAEALAPAIIHSSVDGAASGRTSGPHTRLISLGPARGAGTVLAVARGTAPFDDAEVRLLGHAAKLLGLLDQARREYRAAAETSRAARRAAVELLLDGEVDKARRVLAAQAPGLLDADTVRVFVVDVPCAHRDVAVRRCEVAMEGRALVIADPRADRRILVVQPVHPGRADDGVGADLTRLVAALGAEASVGGSGVYSMSLLADALREAGAAQGFALLQPDAAALAAPNTDLISLLPPRDAQVWARELLDPLMRHDGQWEQMRETLSMALAHPYTVAARRLNLHRNTVTRRVARAAEALRVDFASVADRIAVGLALELVTHREPPRSLTPGAYAPTLQSLLASPQVTAWADTLLRSARGDRRDLLTTATVWLTHEAHLEPAARALGLSEATVRSHLRALEAHMSRDLGSLSGLRDLQFALHVATGKVEIAEPRGVLVQAT; encoded by the coding sequence GCATGCTGGTCGGCAGGGCGGAGCTGGAGCTCGCCTTCGCCGGAGGTGTCGACGCTGCCCGGTTCGAGGCAGTCGGTGTGGCCGGATTGACGGCCCTCACCGTGTCGCAGCTGCTGGAGGGCGAGCCCCAGCGGCGCCTCGATGCCGGATGCCTCGTCCTGGTCACCGGGCTTCAGTTCCGCTCCCGGGGCCGGGCGGAGGTCGCCCTGGAGACCCTCGTGGAGCAACTGGCCCTGGACAAGTGCGCCGGCCTCGTGGTGAGCGTCCCGCCCGGCGCCCACCAGCCGCTGCCCCAGCCGATCCGCGATCTGTCCCACGCGCTCTCCGTCCCTGTGCTCGTCACCACCGGCCCGCTGCGGGAGTGGGCCAAGACGCGCCACCGCCTCCAGGAGAGCCGCCTCGCCGGGGCCGAATGGCGCGCAAGCCAGCTGAGCACGCTGGTGCAGCAGGTACCGTCCGAGCTCGCCGACCCCCGCGCGATGCAGCGCATCACGGACTGGCTCGCCCGCGCCCTGCAGGTGCAGGTCCTCGTCAGCGACCCGCACCGGGTGCTCGCCGCCTCACCGGCCACGGCCGCCGAGGCGCTGGCCCCGGCGATCATCCACAGCTCCGTCGACGGCGCGGCGTCCGGCCGCACGTCCGGGCCGCACACCCGGCTCATATCCCTCGGTCCCGCGCGCGGCGCGGGCACGGTCCTCGCCGTCGCCCGCGGCACGGCCCCCTTCGACGACGCGGAGGTGCGCCTCCTCGGGCACGCCGCGAAGCTGCTCGGCCTGCTCGACCAGGCCCGCAGGGAATACCGCGCGGCCGCGGAGACCTCCCGCGCGGCCCGCAGGGCGGCGGTGGAACTCCTCCTCGACGGCGAGGTGGACAAGGCCCGCAGGGTGCTCGCCGCCCAGGCGCCCGGTCTGCTCGACGCCGACACCGTCCGCGTCTTCGTCGTCGACGTGCCGTGCGCCCACCGGGACGTCGCGGTGCGCCGGTGCGAGGTCGCCATGGAGGGCCGCGCCCTGGTGATCGCCGACCCGCGCGCCGACCGGCGGATCCTGGTGGTGCAGCCGGTCCACCCGGGCCGCGCCGACGACGGCGTGGGCGCCGACCTGACGCGGCTGGTCGCCGCCCTCGGTGCCGAGGCCTCCGTCGGCGGCAGCGGCGTCTACTCGATGTCCCTGCTCGCCGACGCGCTCCGGGAGGCCGGCGCCGCCCAGGGGTTCGCCCTGCTGCAACCGGACGCGGCCGCGCTCGCCGCGCCGAACACGGACCTGATCAGCCTGCTCCCGCCGCGCGACGCGCAGGTGTGGGCGAGAGAGCTGCTCGACCCCCTGATGCGCCACGACGGCCAGTGGGAGCAGATGCGCGAGACCCTGTCGATGGCCCTCGCTCACCCCTACACCGTCGCCGCGCGGCGGCTGAACCTGCACCGCAACACCGTCACGCGCCGCGTGGCCCGGGCCGCTGAGGCGCTGCGCGTCGACTTCGCCTCCGTCGCCGACCGGATAGCCGTCGGCCTCGCCCTGGAGCTGGTCACGCACCGGGAGCCGCCGCGGTCCCTGACGCCGGGCGCGTACGCGCCGACCCTTCAGTCCCTCCTCGCCTCGCCCCAGGTCACGGCGTGGGCGGACACCCTGCTGCGGTCGGCCAGGGGTGACCGCAGGGACCTGCTCACGACCGCCACGGTGTGGCTCACCCACGAGGCGCACCTGGAGCCGGCCGCGCGGGCCCTCGGCCTCTCGGAGGCCACCGTGCGCTCCCACCTGCGCGCCCTGGAGGCGCACATGTCCCGGGACCTCGGGTCCCTCAGCGGCCTGCGCGACCTGCAGTTCGCCCTGCACGTCGCGACCGGGAAGGTCGAGATCGCGGAGCCCCGCGGCGTCCTGGTGCAGGCGACGTGA